A single window of Carassius gibelio isolate Cgi1373 ecotype wild population from Czech Republic chromosome A19, carGib1.2-hapl.c, whole genome shotgun sequence DNA harbors:
- the LOC127935332 gene encoding dolichol-phosphate mannosyltransferase subunit 3, whose translation MTKLLEWLLGVSLISMAWGLVTFDLLDLQLPPQYRELAWPIPVYLLVAFGCYSLTTVGYRVATFNDCEDAAKELQSQIKEAKEDLKKKGLKM comes from the coding sequence ATGACCAAGCTCCTGGAGTGGCTTCTTGGTGTGTCGCTGATCAGCATGGCATGGGGACTCGTTACCTTTGACCTCCTTGATTTGCAGTTGCCTCCTCAGTATAGAGAGCTGGCGTGGCCAATCCCTGTGTATCTGCTGGTGGCGTTTGGGTGTTATTCACTGACAACTGTTGGCTACCGTGTGGCCACGTTTAATGACTGTGAGGACGCAGCCAAAGAGTTGCAATCACAAATAAAAGAAGCCAAAGAGGACTTGAAGAAGAAAGGACTGAAGATGTGA